One Methylomonas sp. LL1 DNA window includes the following coding sequences:
- the traD gene encoding conjugative transfer system coupling protein TraD (Members of this protein family are the putative conjugative coupling factor, TraD, as the term is used for the SXT and TOL plasmid systems.): MKSDYDYQFPWRPIFEVYAITGWIGGAGLAHWISCWSGLPHEPFDWLITACGVMVCWRLPPAVQLWYRKRRLRQYHFQYLDAEKLGQMVQHHPDELWFGWGFDWVQKHAQLAYEILKRDVSTLIPSDHQRMGSAWIHGLEVSESDIRQPLQHTAGHTLLVGTTGAGKTRAFDVLVTQAVLRGEAVIIIDPKGDKDLMACAKRACALTKRPDRFVYFHPAFPEDSVRLDPLHNFNRPSEIASRISAISPSESSNDPFKAFGQKSLDNVIQGLMVIEERPTLVKLRRYLEGGPSTLVIQALERYFDNNLGHWRQEARPYLKNAKDIDSKAVGLVRFYREVVQYQLPNLDLEGLLSLFEHDRAHFSKMVASLIPIMNMLTSGSLGPLLSPNPHDVDDLRPITNTGHIIEKAQVAYIGLDSLSDGMVGSAIGSILLADLAAVAGDRYNYGVSDRPVNVFVDEAAEVINDPFIQVLNKGRGAKIRLFIATQTFADFAARTGSQDKARQVLGNVNNLIALRIMDSETQQYITDNLPKTRLKYIMRTQGVATSATNPTVFSGNVGERLMEEEGDLFAPQLLGQLPDLHYIAKLSGGRIVKGRLPVLQSALDTQPT; the protein is encoded by the coding sequence ATGAAATCCGATTACGACTATCAGTTTCCCTGGCGACCGATTTTTGAAGTGTATGCCATCACTGGCTGGATCGGAGGAGCGGGATTGGCGCATTGGATAAGTTGTTGGTCGGGATTACCGCATGAGCCGTTCGACTGGTTGATAACGGCGTGCGGGGTGATGGTCTGTTGGCGGCTGCCACCGGCAGTGCAGCTTTGGTATCGCAAACGCCGTTTGCGGCAATACCACTTTCAATACCTGGACGCCGAGAAACTCGGGCAAATGGTGCAACACCATCCCGATGAGTTGTGGTTCGGCTGGGGATTCGATTGGGTACAAAAGCATGCGCAATTGGCTTATGAGATTTTGAAACGCGACGTTTCGACGCTGATTCCGAGCGATCATCAACGCATGGGATCGGCCTGGATTCACGGCCTTGAAGTGTCCGAAAGCGACATCCGCCAGCCTTTGCAGCATACCGCCGGCCATACGCTTCTGGTCGGTACCACCGGCGCCGGTAAAACCCGAGCCTTTGACGTGTTGGTTACGCAAGCGGTGTTGCGAGGCGAGGCGGTGATCATCATCGACCCCAAAGGCGATAAGGATTTGATGGCCTGTGCCAAACGGGCTTGCGCCTTGACCAAGCGGCCGGATCGTTTCGTGTATTTCCACCCGGCGTTTCCGGAAGACAGTGTGCGGCTCGATCCTTTACACAATTTCAACCGGCCTTCGGAAATCGCCAGCCGCATCAGCGCCATTTCGCCCAGCGAAAGCAGTAACGATCCGTTCAAGGCTTTTGGCCAAAAATCGCTGGATAACGTGATTCAGGGTTTGATGGTAATCGAAGAACGGCCAACGCTGGTGAAATTGCGCCGTTACCTGGAAGGCGGTCCTTCGACGCTGGTGATTCAGGCCTTGGAACGCTATTTCGACAACAACCTGGGCCATTGGCGGCAAGAGGCGCGGCCTTACCTGAAGAATGCCAAGGACATCGACTCGAAAGCCGTGGGCCTGGTTCGGTTTTACCGGGAGGTCGTGCAGTACCAGTTGCCGAATTTGGATTTGGAGGGCCTGTTGTCCTTGTTCGAACATGACCGAGCGCACTTCAGCAAAATGGTCGCCTCGTTGATTCCGATCATGAACATGCTGACCTCGGGTTCCTTGGGCCCTTTACTGTCGCCCAATCCGCATGACGTGGATGACCTGCGGCCCATCACCAATACCGGCCATATCATCGAAAAGGCTCAGGTCGCTTACATCGGCCTGGACTCGTTATCGGATGGCATGGTGGGCAGTGCGATTGGCTCGATTCTGTTGGCGGATTTGGCTGCCGTCGCTGGCGATCGATACAACTACGGCGTCTCGGACAGACCGGTGAATGTGTTCGTCGACGAGGCGGCGGAAGTCATCAATGATCCCTTCATTCAAGTCCTGAACAAAGGTCGGGGCGCCAAGATTCGCTTGTTCATCGCCACGCAAACTTTTGCCGATTTTGCCGCCCGCACGGGCTCCCAGGACAAAGCTCGCCAAGTGCTGGGCAACGTCAACAATCTTATCGCGCTCAGGATCATGGACAGCGAGACCCAGCAATACATCACCGACAATCTGCCCAAAACACGCTTGAAGTACATCATGCGTACCCAGGGTGTTGCTACCAGTGCGACCAATCCGACGGTATTTTCCGGCAATGTTGGTGAACGCCTAATGGAAGAAGAAGGCGATTTGTTTGCACCGCAACTCTTGGGGCAGTTGCCAGATTTACATTACATCGCCAAATTATCTGGTGGTCGGATCGTCAAAGGCCGATTGCCCGTGCTGCAATCAGCACTTGATACCCAACCGACCTAA
- a CDS encoding type II toxin-antitoxin system RelE/ParE family toxin has product MILLHSFIKKNQKTPKSELELAKQRLKALQGKK; this is encoded by the coding sequence ATGATTCTGCTGCATAGCTTTATCAAGAAAAATCAAAAAACACCAAAGTCGGAACTTGAACTGGCAAAACAACGATTGAAAGCATTACAGGGAAAGAAATGA
- the mobH gene encoding MobH family relaxase: protein MENTPSTLIARIRQRLFGVESAPVAQVATTMDEDVPRYPPFMKGLPAAPVERILTSQTELIASIEQALAMPDSLYQTIAAPVIRRYAAFSHLLPASESHHHRGAGGLFRHGLEVAHWATLASQGSLFATSASPKERKAQELRWRLAVCFAGLLHDIGKPVADIAVVDAQGQHTWNPCDENITDWALRNEIDRYFLRWRDNRHKRHEQFSALVIERVLTREARTFILESGPDIMQAMLETINGLDRGSKVYALVITADCKSVERDLKAHYQNIDSALGMPVEKYLFDAMRRLVKSGQWTVNEKGARLWRFEDGLHIVWRAGAQDIVTLLAKDKVPGIPRDEDTLADILIERGLAIPKSWPDGRQYRYWQMQPEGLDNPLYLLRLKSAELIFSGEPPTVVAAHEINEPDVNATAVKTEPVTNQAQHISKLAKTKNVAALKQSQRTDNPKPVEPKEPQIEPAHDTSAELDLPVLESAPGISNSLPSDPDQGVSQSKSADGAPSLCHTEQPKNAPPAKPTNTEKTDSTAKPNCSTTDTKSISSPIDTAKCWLENHGDGGQWLMDIASMLNQGQWQLGSDILEVQDKYLLPFPATAEKLAIEPPQFIKMLEETGWLVTDILSPMRKVQTIQSVRGILLTLEPSLAIKALLKSQDETRPSVLSAPPPSDSTDNVSIQVPSSKPHKRAKPESKVAQLPPKVSGDQQPSNGNASDISVKSNVDKSNAPQATTPAKPGTIDLLITHVRQQNIPPDESSPDRNWHSVSNTELDRFLAQHPTVKRTRLMLEIANHPDCRSVSATEGIKVRLRP, encoded by the coding sequence ATGGAAAATACGCCCTCGACTTTGATTGCCCGCATCCGCCAACGCCTGTTTGGCGTCGAGTCCGCGCCTGTCGCTCAGGTTGCGACAACGATGGATGAGGACGTGCCGCGTTATCCGCCGTTTATGAAGGGTCTGCCGGCTGCGCCAGTGGAGCGCATCCTGACCAGTCAAACGGAATTGATTGCGTCTATCGAACAGGCGCTGGCCATGCCGGATAGCCTTTATCAAACCATAGCCGCGCCGGTCATACGCCGTTATGCCGCCTTCAGCCACTTATTGCCGGCTTCGGAATCTCATCACCATCGTGGCGCCGGTGGCTTGTTTCGGCATGGTCTGGAAGTCGCCCATTGGGCGACCTTGGCATCCCAAGGCAGTTTGTTTGCCACGTCAGCATCACCCAAGGAACGAAAAGCACAAGAGTTACGCTGGCGATTGGCGGTCTGTTTTGCTGGGCTGTTGCATGACATCGGCAAACCGGTCGCCGATATCGCCGTGGTCGACGCACAGGGGCAACATACATGGAACCCTTGCGATGAAAACATCACCGACTGGGCTTTGCGAAATGAGATCGACCGATACTTTCTGCGCTGGCGGGATAACCGCCATAAACGCCACGAACAGTTTTCTGCCTTGGTGATCGAGCGCGTCCTGACCCGCGAAGCCCGCACATTCATTCTGGAGTCTGGCCCCGACATCATGCAGGCCATGCTGGAAACCATTAACGGTTTGGACCGCGGCTCCAAAGTTTACGCACTGGTGATAACCGCCGACTGCAAAAGTGTGGAACGGGATTTAAAAGCGCATTATCAAAACATCGACTCGGCCTTGGGCATGCCGGTGGAAAAGTACTTGTTCGACGCCATGCGCCGATTGGTCAAGTCCGGACAATGGACCGTCAACGAAAAAGGCGCTCGGCTATGGCGTTTTGAGGATGGCCTGCATATCGTCTGGCGTGCCGGTGCGCAAGATATCGTCACATTGCTGGCCAAGGACAAAGTGCCCGGCATTCCGCGTGACGAAGACACCTTGGCGGACATCCTGATCGAACGCGGCTTGGCAATCCCTAAGTCCTGGCCAGATGGTCGGCAATACCGATATTGGCAAATGCAGCCAGAAGGCTTGGACAATCCGTTATATCTGTTGCGCCTGAAATCCGCAGAACTGATTTTCAGCGGCGAACCACCCACTGTGGTAGCCGCTCACGAAATCAACGAGCCGGATGTGAATGCGACCGCCGTAAAAACCGAACCCGTTACCAATCAGGCACAGCACATCAGCAAACTGGCAAAAACCAAGAATGTCGCGGCTCTGAAGCAATCCCAACGCACAGATAATCCGAAGCCAGTTGAGCCAAAAGAACCCCAGATAGAACCTGCTCATGACACGAGCGCTGAACTCGATCTACCGGTCCTCGAATCGGCGCCAGGCATTTCAAATTCCTTGCCATCAGATCCCGACCAAGGAGTCTCGCAATCCAAATCAGCCGATGGCGCCCCTTCGCTGTGTCATACCGAGCAACCGAAAAACGCACCTCCAGCCAAACCGACCAACACAGAAAAAACTGATTCAACCGCAAAACCTAATTGCTCCACGACAGACACGAAAAGCATCTCTAGTCCGATCGACACCGCCAAATGCTGGTTGGAAAACCACGGCGATGGCGGTCAATGGCTAATGGACATCGCCTCAATGCTCAATCAAGGCCAATGGCAGTTAGGCAGCGATATATTGGAAGTCCAAGACAAATACTTGCTCCCGTTTCCGGCCACCGCTGAAAAACTCGCTATAGAACCGCCTCAGTTCATCAAAATGCTGGAGGAGACGGGTTGGCTGGTGACCGACATCCTGTCGCCAATGCGCAAGGTCCAAACCATCCAATCGGTTCGCGGCATCCTACTCACATTGGAACCCAGCTTGGCCATAAAGGCGTTATTGAAATCCCAAGATGAAACCAGACCATCAGTGTTATCAGCGCCACCTCCAAGCGACAGCACAGACAACGTCAGTATTCAGGTGCCGTCATCTAAACCTCATAAACGCGCGAAACCTGAATCTAAAGTCGCTCAGCTTCCACCAAAAGTGTCCGGCGACCAACAACCGAGTAACGGTAACGCTTCAGATATTTCGGTCAAATCGAATGTTGACAAATCAAACGCGCCCCAAGCGACAACTCCGGCAAAACCCGGAACTATCGATTTGCTGATAACGCATGTGCGACAACAAAATATTCCGCCCGATGAATCATCGCCAGACCGTAACTGGCACAGTGTTTCTAATACGGAACTCGACCGGTTTTTAGCACAACATCCGACTGTCAAGCGCACTCGCCTGATGCTCGAGATCGCCAATCACCCAGATTGTCGCTCGGTCAGCGCCACGGAAGGCATTAAGGTACGTCTAAGACCATGA
- a CDS encoding DUF4400 domain-containing protein has translation MQRNLLFSLMIWLLEVILVASFVSDRWTREIQATEDQMLIAFFGVEKEAEIRHTAQNWFDQMFVRTGMRKSIYRYFIPTERERQMSKGFEDVGRHDLFPFIQSRLDVLWDTVYQMIKRFVMACAWLPFLAVAILPFAIDGLIRRKVSQTNFDYPSPLAHRYSIYVLLGALYLLLMGLTLPFPVPPQSMPIGIFIVAGAMNTVLANTQKRV, from the coding sequence ATGCAACGCAATTTGCTATTCAGTCTGATGATCTGGTTGTTGGAAGTGATTCTGGTTGCCAGCTTTGTTTCGGATCGCTGGACTCGGGAAATCCAGGCAACCGAGGACCAGATGCTGATTGCTTTTTTCGGTGTCGAAAAGGAAGCGGAAATTCGGCACACGGCTCAAAATTGGTTTGATCAGATGTTTGTCCGTACCGGGATGAGGAAGAGCATATACCGTTACTTCATTCCTACCGAGCGAGAACGGCAAATGTCCAAAGGCTTTGAAGATGTCGGCCGCCATGATTTGTTTCCCTTCATTCAAAGCCGGTTGGATGTGCTGTGGGATACCGTGTATCAGATGATCAAGCGATTCGTCATGGCCTGCGCCTGGTTACCCTTTTTGGCAGTGGCCATACTACCGTTTGCCATTGATGGTTTGATTCGACGCAAGGTCAGCCAGACCAATTTCGATTATCCCAGCCCTTTGGCGCATCGATACAGCATCTATGTGCTGTTGGGAGCTCTATATCTACTGTTGATGGGCTTAACCCTGCCTTTTCCCGTGCCACCGCAATCCATGCCGATTGGCATATTTATCGTGGCCGGGGCGATGAACACTGTATTGGCTAATACCCAGAAGCGGGTCTGA